In Camelus dromedarius isolate mCamDro1 chromosome 3, mCamDro1.pat, whole genome shotgun sequence, one DNA window encodes the following:
- the CXXC5 gene encoding CXXC-type zinc finger protein 5, with product MSSLGSGPQDTGSSSSSNTSGSSGSGPKAGVADKSAAAAAAAPTSVADDAPPPERRNKSGIISEPLNKSLRRSRPLSHYSSFGGSGGSGGGSMMGGESTEKAAAAAAAASLLANGHDLAAAMAVDKSNPTSKHKSGAVASLLSKAERATELAAEGQLTLQQFAQSTEMLKRVVQEHLPLMSEAGAGLPDMEAVAGAEALNGQSDFPYLGAFPINPGLFIMTPAGVFLAESALHMAGLAEYPMQGELASAISSGKKKRKRCGMCAPCRRRINCEQCSSCRNRKTGHQICKFRKCEELKKKPSAALEKVMLPTGAAFRWFQ from the exons ATGTCGAGCCTCGGCAGTGGCCCCCAGGACACcggcagcagtagcagcagcaacaCCAGTGGCAGCAGTGGCAGTGGCCCAAAGGCTGGAGTGGCAGACAAGAGTGCGGCGGCAGCCGCGGCTGCGCCCACCTCGGTGGCGGATGATGCACCACCCCCCGAGCGTCGGAACAAGAGCGGCATCATCAGCGAACCCCTCAACAAGAGCCTGCGCCGCTCCCGCCCTCTCTCCCACTACTCTTCCTTTGGGGgcagtggtggcagtggtggtggcagcaTGATGGGCGGGGAGTCTACCGAAAAGGCTGCTGCGGCTGCAGCCGCTGCCTCCCTGTTGGCCAATGGGCATGACCTGGCAGCAGCCATGGCTGTGGACAAAAGCAACCCTACCTCAAAGCACAAAAGTGGTGCTGTGGCCAGCCTGCTGAGCAAGGCAGAGCGGGCCACGGAGCTGGCAGCCGAGGGACAGCTGACGCTGCAGCAGTTCGCGCAGTCCACGGAGATGCTGAAGCGCGTGGTGCAGGAGCACCTACCGCTGATGAGCGAGGCGGGCGCCGGCCTGCCCGACATGGAGGCCGTGGCGGGTGCCGAAGCCCTCAACGGCCAGTCCGACTTCCCCTACCTGGGCGCCTTCCCCATCAACCCAGGCCTCTTCATCATGACCCCGGCGGGCGTGTTCCTGGCTGAGAGTGCGCTGCACATGGCTGGCCTGGCCGAGTACCCCATGCAGGGAGAGCTGGCCTCCGCCATCAGCTCGGGCAAGAAGAAGCGGAAACGCTGTGGCATGTGTGCGCCCTGCCGGCGGCGCATCAACTGCGAGCAGTGCAGCAGTTGTAGGAACCGAAAGACTGGCCATCAGATTTGCAAATTCAGAAAATGTGAGGAACTCAAAAAGAAGCCTTCCGCTGCTCTGGAG AAGGTGATGCTTCCGACGGGAGCCGCCTTCCGGTGGTTTCAGTGA